In Euphorbia lathyris chromosome 10, ddEupLath1.1, whole genome shotgun sequence, a single genomic region encodes these proteins:
- the LOC136209894 gene encoding uncharacterized protein produces the protein MAVTRAAANWKKLMKLSLSVFGLGFNSSKCKTAAKMAVARIKLLRNKRQVVVRQMRRDIALLLESRQDATARIRVEHVIREQNVLAANEFVELFCELVVSRLAIIVKRRECPEDLKEGIASLIFAAPRCAEIPELLALVKIFEKKYGKDFVSAATDLRPNAGVNRMLIDKLSVRTPSGEVKLKVLKEIAKEYQIDWDTTESEKELLKAPEERIEGPNNFVSASSRPVKQIPNDAVEMNKQTIKSPKQRGIQFESTSSAAEAAAECAKQAIAAAHAAAYLANKDLNQTPPQPGFGSGINNPGFGMLSPNSMDYQRNGPGMMHGSKGYNGSDYTSSEEATVQMDDEEIYRRHSYNVTTKPLQMDSRNVNRRHSYNSNIKFDESDCDEEIEMEESVAGVNPPPPTRPPPRVPSPHAVHPKLPDYDELAARFEALKHQRSKK, from the exons ATGGCCGTCACTCGTGCTGCCGCTAACTGGAAGAAGCTAATGAAACTCTCTCTTTCCGTTTTCGGCCTTGGCTTTAATTCCTCGAAATG CAAAACTGCGGCGAAGATGGCTGTGGCGAGGATAAAGCTACTGAGAAATAAAAGACAGGTTGTTGTGAGGCAGATGAGGAGAGATATTGCTTTGCTTCTCGAGTCTCGTCAAGATGCTACTGCTCGTATTCgg GTTGAGCATGTCATACGAGAACAGAATGTTTTGGCTGCAAATGAGTTCGTTGAGCTCTTCTGTGAGTTGGTTGTGTCCAGACTTGCAATTATTGTGAAACGAAG AGAATGCCCGGAAGACCTTAAGGAGGGGATTGCTAGTTTAATATTTGCAGCCCCTAGATGtgctgaaattccagaattgtTGGCACTTGTGAAGATATTTGAGAAGAAATATGGGAAAGATTTTGTGTCTGCAGCCACTGATCTACGACCCAATGCTGGTGTAAATCGCATG TTAATTGACAAGCTTTCTGTTAGAACCCCATCTGGTGAAGTGAAGTTGAAAGTCTTGAAAGAAATTGCAAAGGAATACCAGATAGATTGGGATACAACAGAATCTGAAAAGGAGCTTCTCAAGGCTCCAGAGGAGCGAATA GAGGGACCTAATAATTTTGTCAGTGCTTCAAGTCGTCCCGTGAAGCAAATTCCAAATGACGCTGTTGAGATGAATAAACAAACTATAAA ATCACCGAAACAAAGAGGAATACAGTTCGAAAGCACTTCATCCGCTGCTGAAGCAGCTGCAGAATGTGCTAAGCAAGCAATTGCTGCTGCACATGCCGCTGCTTATCTAGCCAACAAGGACTTAAATCAGACCCCTCCACAACCTGGTTTTGGCTCAGGCATCAATAATCCCGGATTCGGAATGCTTTCCCCCAATTCAATGGATTATCAGCGTAACGGCCCTGGGATGATGCATGGAAGTAAAGGTTATAACGGATCAGATTATACAAGCAGTGAGGAAGCAACAGTGCAGATGGATGATGAAGAAATCTACAGGAGACATAGCTACAATGTGACGACAAAGCCACTCCAGATGGACAGTCGGAACGTCAACAGGAGACACAGCTACAATTCAAACATAAAGTTTGATGAATCAGACTGTGATGAAGAGATTGAAATGGAAGAATCTGTAGCTGGAGTTAATCCACCACCACCTACACGGCCTCCACCACGTGTACCTTCGCCTCATGCGGTTCATCCTAAATTGCCAGATTACGATGAATTGGCTGCTCGCTTTGAAGCTCTCAAGCATCAGAGGTCAAAAAAGTAG
- the LOC136209893 gene encoding lysine histidine transporter-like 8 isoform X1, with translation MPKMGETSERIRAPDPVMLSSFSSTAASEPDPGSGRSSLSLCGSSSPSWVPLLTQSSEVHGNNVDISTAQELQTTLEEGSPEIRQSSQFYSPVRTAFRLTKFDLQKDYCIADNSDSEKKYYAAFHILCSGIGVQALVLPTSFTYLGWKWGIIILSIGFLWQFYTLWLLIQLHECYETGMRYSSYLDLITSAFGEKKARMLLSFPLLYLSGGSCSVLIIVGGSASKIFFDIICGAACSKKLTEVEWYLVFTTAAVLVSQLPDLNSIVGVSLTGAVTAIGYCAAIWLMSIAYGSLPEVSYDPIKADSLTENVFGVLISIGIIAFAFRGHNLILEIQSTIPADQKLESLVSMWKGLKVAYTVIALCLFPLAIGGYWAYGSQMPLDEGMLAALYKFHSHDHSKFVLGVISLFIIINSLISFQIYGMPNYEELESIYTSRKHRPCPLWLKALIRTLFGYSNMFPTLTNPIVGSVAAMAGSMGMPVTLVHPCFLWLKIKKPRMFSRMWFINWALGVSGICLTLLVLVASIYFVLKIGHIL, from the exons ATGCCTAAAATGGGCGAAACTAGTGAGAGAATTAGAGCTCCAGATCCTGTAATGCTATCAAGTTTTTCGTCTACTGCTGCATCCGAACCTGATCCTGGTTCGGGCCGATCATCTCTTTCCCTATGTGGTTCATCATCACCATCTTGGGTACCACTTCTTACACAATCTTCAGAGGTACATGGAAATAATGTAGACATCTCAACAGCACAAGAATTGCAAACAACTCTGGAAGAAGGCTCTCCTGAAATAAGGCAATCAAGTCAGTTTTACAGCCCGGTGAGGACAGCTTTTCGCCTCACAAAATTCGATCTTCAGAAAGACTACTGCATTGCTGATAATTCAGATAGCGAAAAGAAATACTATGCTGCATTTCACATTCTGTGTTCCGGAATTGGTGTCCAAGCCCTTGTTCTCCCTACATCCTTCACTTATCTCGGCTG GAAATGGGGTATAATAATTTTGTCTATCGGATTCTTATGGCAATTCTATACTCTATGGTTACTAATTCAGCTACACGAATGCTACGAAACCGGAATGAGATATAGCAGCTACCTTGATCTCATTACTTCAGCATTCG GCGAAAAGAAAGCGAGGATGTTGTTATCATTTCCTCTCCTTTACTTATCAGGAGGAAGTTGTTCTGTTCTAATAATTGTCGGCGGATCAGCATCCAAAATATTCTTCGATATCATATGCGGAGCTGCTTGTTCGAAGAAATTGACAGAAGTTGAATGGTACTTAGTGTTCACAACTGCAGCTGTGCTAGTGTCACAGCTGCCAGACCTGAATTCTATAGTAGGAGTCTCCTTGACAGGAGCAGTAACAGCAATCGGGTATTGCGCGGCGATTTGGTTAATGTCCATTGCATATGGCAGCTTGCCAGAGGTATCTTATGATCCTATAAAAGCAGACAGCTTGACTGAAAATGTATTTGGTGTTCTTATATCAATTGGGATTATTGCTTTTGCTTTCAGAGGCCATAATCTGATTCTTGAAATTCAG AGTACAATTCCTGCTGATCAGAAACTTGAATCTCTTGTTTCAATGTGGAAAGGGCTAAAGGTTGCATACACGGTTATAGCCTTGTGCTTATTTCCACTTGCAATTGGTGGTTATTGGGCTTATGGATCTCAG ATGCCATTAGATGAAGGTATGCTAGCAGCATTATACAAGTTCCATTCACATGACCATTCAAAGTTTGtacttggggttataagcttattcatcataatcaattcatTAATCTCCTTCCAAATCTATGGAATGCCAAACTACGAAGAACTCGAGTCGATATACACGAGCCGAAAACATAGGCCATGCCCGTTATGGCTCAAGGCGTTGATTCGAACGCTATTCGGTTACTCGAACATGTTCCCAACATTGACAAATCCAATAGTAGGAAGTGTTGCAGCCATGGCTGGATCAATGGGGATGCCTGTGACTCTAGTGCATCCTTGCTTCTTATGGCTTAAGATTAAGAAACCAAGGATGTTTAGTAGAATGTGGTTCATAAATTGGGCACTTGGGGTTTCAGGGATTTGCTTGACTTTACTTGTTTTGGTAGCATCTATTTATTTTGTACTTAAAATTGGTCATATACTATGA
- the LOC136209893 gene encoding lysine histidine transporter-like 8 isoform X2, which produces MPKMGETSERIRAPDPVMLSSFSSTAASEPDPGSGRSSLSLCGSSSPSWVPLLTQSSEVHGNNVDISTAQELQTTLEEGSPEIRQSSQFYSPVRTAFRLTKFDLQKDYCIADNSDSEKKYYAAFHILCSGIGVQALVLPTSFTYLGWKWGIIILSIGFLWQFYTLWLLIQLHECYETGMRYSSYLDLITSAFGEKKARMLLSFPLLYLSGGSCSVLIIVGGSASKIFFDIICGAACSKKLTEVEWYLVFTTAAVLVSQLPDLNSIVGVSLTGAVTAIGYCAAIWLMSIAYGSLPEVSYDPIKADSLTENVFGVLISIGIIAFAFRGHNLILEIQSTIPADQKLESLVSMWKGLKVAYTVIALCLFPLAIGGYWAYGSQLTDAIR; this is translated from the exons ATGCCTAAAATGGGCGAAACTAGTGAGAGAATTAGAGCTCCAGATCCTGTAATGCTATCAAGTTTTTCGTCTACTGCTGCATCCGAACCTGATCCTGGTTCGGGCCGATCATCTCTTTCCCTATGTGGTTCATCATCACCATCTTGGGTACCACTTCTTACACAATCTTCAGAGGTACATGGAAATAATGTAGACATCTCAACAGCACAAGAATTGCAAACAACTCTGGAAGAAGGCTCTCCTGAAATAAGGCAATCAAGTCAGTTTTACAGCCCGGTGAGGACAGCTTTTCGCCTCACAAAATTCGATCTTCAGAAAGACTACTGCATTGCTGATAATTCAGATAGCGAAAAGAAATACTATGCTGCATTTCACATTCTGTGTTCCGGAATTGGTGTCCAAGCCCTTGTTCTCCCTACATCCTTCACTTATCTCGGCTG GAAATGGGGTATAATAATTTTGTCTATCGGATTCTTATGGCAATTCTATACTCTATGGTTACTAATTCAGCTACACGAATGCTACGAAACCGGAATGAGATATAGCAGCTACCTTGATCTCATTACTTCAGCATTCG GCGAAAAGAAAGCGAGGATGTTGTTATCATTTCCTCTCCTTTACTTATCAGGAGGAAGTTGTTCTGTTCTAATAATTGTCGGCGGATCAGCATCCAAAATATTCTTCGATATCATATGCGGAGCTGCTTGTTCGAAGAAATTGACAGAAGTTGAATGGTACTTAGTGTTCACAACTGCAGCTGTGCTAGTGTCACAGCTGCCAGACCTGAATTCTATAGTAGGAGTCTCCTTGACAGGAGCAGTAACAGCAATCGGGTATTGCGCGGCGATTTGGTTAATGTCCATTGCATATGGCAGCTTGCCAGAGGTATCTTATGATCCTATAAAAGCAGACAGCTTGACTGAAAATGTATTTGGTGTTCTTATATCAATTGGGATTATTGCTTTTGCTTTCAGAGGCCATAATCTGATTCTTGAAATTCAG AGTACAATTCCTGCTGATCAGAAACTTGAATCTCTTGTTTCAATGTGGAAAGGGCTAAAGGTTGCATACACGGTTATAGCCTTGTGCTTATTTCCACTTGCAATTGGTGGTTATTGGGCTTATGGATCTCAG TTGACAGATGCCATTAGATGA